From Panicum hallii strain FIL2 chromosome 2, PHallii_v3.1, whole genome shotgun sequence, a single genomic window includes:
- the LOC112882253 gene encoding zinc finger protein 8-like — protein sequence MSERDAQHVGGSPPDTAIESFSQLPFVRPKPPQPASSSSPSPIRLFGFEVPPDAATSSTATSDAATSSATAGSQAAGSGAGGGEGDGGGGSGGRKFECHYCCRNFPTSQALGGHQNAHKRERQHAKRAQYQSAMATHHAHYPGHPHAYPAFTSYHHHRFGMARYEPPPGPPPHYPSWSSHLPQAAPPVVPRYYAGAGSLSQPINGSPVPAAALWRVPAVTVAAPLARQERPAPLSLPGREEAMAAGARRGNAAAGQGGSRLSLSSSSSSSTSSQHERRRGDAAENRENVSLDLTL from the coding sequence ATGAGCGAGCGAGACGCGCAGCACGTCGGCGGCAGCCCCCCGGACACGGCCATCGAGTCGTTCTCGCAGCTCCCCTTCGTCCGCCCCAAGCCGCCGCAGCCGGCGTCCTCCTCCAGCCCCTCGCCGATCCGGCTGTTCGGCTTCGAGGTTCCACCCGACGCCGCCACGTCCTCCACCGCCACCAGCGACGCTGCCACGTCCAGCGCCACCGCGGGGAGCCAGGCGGCGGGGTCGGGTGCGGGCGGAGgcgaaggcgacggcggcggcggcagcggaggGCGCAAGTTCGAGTGCCACTACTGCTGCCGGAACTTCCCGACGTcgcaggcgctgggcgggcACCAGAACGCGCACAAGCGGGAGCGGCAGCACGCGAAGCGCGCGCAGTACCAGAGCGCCATGGCCACGCACCACGCCCACTACCCCGGCCACCCCCACGCGTACCCCGCCTTCACCAGCTACCACCACCACCGCTTCGGCATGGCGCGCTACGAGCCCCCgccggggccgccgccgcactaCCCCTCGTGGTCCAGCCACCTCCCGCAGGCTGCTCCGCCCGTGGTGCCCAGGTACTACGCCGGGGCCGGCTCCCTGTCGCAGCCGATCAACGGCAGCCCGGTCCCGGCCGCCGCGCTCTGGCGGGTCCCGGCCGTCACCGTGGCCGCGCCGCTGGCACGCCAAGAGCGGCCAGCGCCGCTGTCCCTGCCAGGACGTGAGGAGGCAATGGCAGCAGGAGCAAGAAGAGGGAACGCAGCAGCGGGGCAGGGCGGCTCGCGACTATCCCtgtcctcctcgtcctcctcgtccACCTCCTCGCAGCATGAACGCCGCCGGGGAGATGCTGCTGAGAACAGAGAGAATGTGAGTCTGGATCTCACCTTGTAA
- the LOC112882498 gene encoding transmembrane protein 45B-like: protein MGTLVGHVAPGAGFLLIGLWQLFSHIRLFLLRPSSYSAPVWFPVRGVRHLELILIIVGTVISILMELVIGPEKHQPFDDDGTIPSNHLHNFEHASISLALLVFAAVTIHLDRVRAPMRDAVSQLVAAAAFAQQLLIFHLHSADHMGVEGQFHWLLQTVIAVTLATTLLGIPYPRSFTVSLVRSASLAFQGVWFIVMGIMLWTPALIPKGCFLNREEGHDVVRCRTDEALDRAKSLVNLQFSWYLTGTVVFVVLFYLHMAKLYPEEPQYLPLVKGGGGGGGGESDSRFSIGDDHDEEDDLEAAKRGFGHVVSGTKPVEIER from the coding sequence ATGGGCACTCTCGTCGGGCACGTCGCGCCGGGCGCCGGCTTCCTCCTCATCGGCCTGTGGCAGCTGTTCAGCCACATCCGCCTCTTCTTGCTGCGGCCGAGCTCGTACTCGGCGCCGGTCTGGTTCCCTGTGCGGGGCGTCCGGCACCTCGAGCTCATACTGATCATCGTCGGCACGGTGATCTCCATCCTTATGGAGCTGGTCATCGGCCCGGAGAAGCACCAGCCATTCGACGACGACGGCACCATCCCGTCCAACCACCTCCACAACTTCGAGCACGCGTCCATCTCGCTCGCGCTGCTCGTCTTCGCCGCGGTCACCATCCACCTCGACCGGGTGCGGGCGCCGATGCGGGACGCGGTGTCGCAGCTGGTGGCCGCCGCGGCGTTCGCGCAGCAGCTGCTCATCTTCCACCTCCACTCGGCGGACCACATGGGCGTGGAGGGGCAGTTCCACTGGCTGCTGCAGACGGTCATCGCCGTCACGCTCGCCACCACGCTCCTCGGCATCCCCTACCCGCGGAGCTTCACGGTGAGCCTGGTCCGGTCGGCGAGCCTCGCGTTCCAGGGCGTCTGGTTCATCGTCATGGGGATCATGCTCTGGACGCCCGCGCTCATCCCCAAGGGATGCTTCCTCAACCGCGAGGAAGGCCACGACGTCGTCCGGTGCCGCACGGACGAGGCGCTCGACCGCGCCAAGTCGCTCGTGAACCTGCAGTTCAGCTGGTACCTCACCGGCACCGTGGTTTTCGTCGTCCTGTTCTACCTCCATATGGCTAAGCTCTACCCGGAGGAGCCGCAGTACCTGCCGCTGGTaaagggaggaggcggcggcggcggcggcgaaagcGACAGCCGGTTCAGCATCGGAGATGATCACGACGAGGAGGACGACCTCGAGGCCGCCAAGCGTGGCTTCGGGCACGTGGTGAGCGGCACAAAGCCTGTCGAAATCGAGAGGTGA
- the LOC112883034 gene encoding uncharacterized protein LOC112883034 translates to MGGGTPRSSIGHILPGAGFLAVGLWHLFSHIRLFSLSPGAYVAPVWFPAPRVRHLELILVIAGSAVEFAMEMFVDHSTFLPFDADGSIPSDRLHNHEHAIICLALLVYAASALHLDRVRARCRGTLSLLLVAAVFAQELLVFHFHSTDHAGLEGQFHWLLQLVVAACLATALLGIAFPRSFAVSLVRSACITFHGVWFMVIGAMVWVPSRVPKGCSLVQEDGRDTVRCHSKASLHRAKALANLQFGWYLTFMTVFVVALYLYVCKRYPAEATYLRVPEASEEEENLEQRKCGALRGGDDVRHGFTPLEIEV, encoded by the coding sequence ATGGGCGGCGGCACGCCGCGCAGCAGCATTGGCCACATCCTGCCCGGCGCCGGCTTCTTGGCCGTCGGCCTGTGGCATCTGTTCAGCCACATCAGGCTCTTCTCCCTGAGCCCGGGCGCGTACGTCGCGCCGGTCTGGTTCCCCGCGCCGCGCGTCCGCCATCTCGAGCTCATCCTCGTCATCGCCGGCAGCGCCGTCGAGTTCGCCATGGAGATGTTCGTCGACCACTCCACCTTCCTGCCGTTCGACGCCGACGGCTCCATCCCGTCGGACCGCCTGCACAACCACGAGCACGCCATCATCTGCCTCGCTCTCCTCGTCTACGCGGCCTCCGCGCTGCACCTCGACCGCGTCCGGGCGCGGTGCCGCGGCACGCTCTCCCTGCTCCTGGTCGCGGCCGTCTTCGCGCAGGAGCTGCTCGTGTTCCACTTCCACTCCACCGACCACGCCGGCCTCGAGGGCCAGTTCCACTGGCTCCTGCAGCTCGTCGTCGCCGCGTGCCTCGCCACGGCGCTCCTGGGCATCGCCTTCCCGCGGAGCTTCGCGGTGAGCCTGGTCCGGTCGGCGTGCATCACGTTCCACGGCGTGTGGTTCATGGTCATCGGCGCCATGGTGTGGGTGCCGAGCCGTGTGCCCAAGGGCTGCTCGCTCGTTCAGGAGGACGGCCGCGACACCGTGCGCTGCCACAGCAAGGCCAGCCTGCATCGCGCCAAGGCGCTTGCCAACCTGCAGTTCGGGTGGTACCTGACCTTCATGACGGTGTTCGTCGTCGCCCTATACCTGTACGTGTGCAAGAGGTATCCTGCGGAGGCAACGTACTTGCGGGTGCCGGAAGCCAGCGAAGAGGAGGAAAACCTGGAGCAGCGTAAGTGCGGGGCGTTGCGCGGCGGCGACGATGTCCGCCATGGATTCACCCCGTTGGAGATCGAGGTGTAA
- the LOC112881105 gene encoding solute carrier family 25 member 44-like: MRIIGGLPRRTLFHTLRFLLPTALLCFAFALLRFLAFIVTRPSPTQNPSRRRRRLLRTCLHCLGTQALGDTRWTKPLQHVLLSPPRRHGGEAIDRRNSPPPPPDAAAEKDEGSQGLQLPEDIRWERLDKARFFVLGAGLFSAVSAALYPAVVLKTRLQVAPVAATGAAALPPSAFGAAAAILRREGALAFYRGFATSLAGTVPARALYMGALEATRSAVGPVALSLGAPEPAASAAAGAAAGLAAAVAAQIVWTPVDVISQRLMVQGNPCPASRYRGGVDAFRKIVGSDGLRGLYRGFGMSILTYAPSNAVWWATYSLSQKIIWSGIGCYLCEYGVGVQEIDLGNGDSSLQPGCKTVMVVQGVSAAMAGGASALVTMPLDTIKTRMQVMDGDGEPITVGRTVRRLIKEGGWAACYRGLGPRWASMSLSATTMITTYEFLKRLSDKGQESGLA; encoded by the exons ATGAG GATAATCGGGGGCTTGCCACGTCGGACGCTGTTCCACACCCTTCGCTTCCTTCTTCCCACCGCTTTGCTCTGTTTTGCCTTTGCTTTGCTTCGCTTCCTTGCTTTTATTGTCACGCGCCCATCCCcaacccaaaaccctagccgccgccgccgccgcctgctgagGACATGTCTCCACTGCTTGGGGACGCAAGCCTTGGGTGACACTCGTTGGACAAAGCCTCTTCAGCACGTGCTGCTCTCTCCGCCGCGCCGGCATGGAGGAGAGGCCATAGATCGCCGGaactcgcctccgccgccgccggacgcggcggcggagaaggATGAGGGCTCCCAGGGTCTGCAGCTCCCGGAGGACATCCGCTGGGAGCGGCTCGACAAGGCGCGCTTCTTCGTCCTGGGAGCCGGGCTCTTCTCCGCCGTCTCGGCCGCGCTCTACCCCGCCGTCGTCCTCAAGACGCGTCTCCAGGTCGCCCCGGTGGCGGCAACGGGGGCGGCAGCGCTCCCTCCCTCGGCTTtcggcgcggccgccgccatcctgcGCCGGGAGGGGGCCCTCGCCTTCTACCGCGGCTTCGCCACCTCCCTCGCCGGCACCGTCCCGGCGCGCGCGCTCTACATGGGCGCGCTCGAGGCCACGCGCTCCGCCGTCGGCCCCGTCGCGCTCAGCCTCGGCGCACCAGAGCCCGCTGCGTCAGCGGCTgccggcgcggccgcgggcCTCGCCGCCGCGGTTGCTGCGCAGATCGTGTGGACACCCGTCGACGTGATCAGCCAGCGCCTCATGGTTCAGGGCAACCCCTGCCCCGCCTCCCGCTACCGTGGCGGCGTCGACGCCTTCCGCAAGATTGTAGGTTCGGACGGCCTGCGCGGCCTGTACCGTGGCTTCGGCATGTCCATCCTAACCTATGCCCCCTCCAATGCCGTGTGGTGGGCAACTTACTCACTGTCACAGAAGATAATTTGGAGTGGGATTGGCTGCTACTTGTGTGAGTATGGTGTTGGTGTTCAAGAAATTGATCTTGGCAATGGGGATTCTTCACTGCAGCCGGGTTGCAAGACTGTTATGGTAGTGCAGGGAGTGAGTGCTGCAATGGCTGGCGGTGCGTCAGCGCTTGTGACCATGCCACTGGACACCATCAAGACCAGGATGCAGGTCATGGATGGGGATGGTGAGCCAATTACTGTGGGGAGGACGGTGCGGAGGCTGATCAAGGAAGGCGGGTGGGCTGCTTGTTACAGGGGGCTTGGCCCAAGGTGGGCATCCATGTCATTGTCTGCCACCACCATGATCACCACCTATGAGTTCCTCAAGCGGCTCTCGGACAAGGGCCAGGAGAGCGGCCTTGCATGA
- the LOC112882461 gene encoding transmembrane protein 45B-like has protein sequence MGTLIGHVAPGAGFLLIGLWQLFSHIRLFLLRPSSYSAPVWFPVRGVRHLDLILIIVGTVISILMELAIGPEKHQPFDDDGTIPSNHLHNFEHASISLALLVFAAVTIHLDRVRAPMRDAVSQLVAAAAFAQQLLIFHLHSADHMGVEGQFHWLLQTVIAVTLATTLLGIPYPRSFTVSLVRSASLAFQGVWFIVMGIMLWTPALIPKGCFLNLEEGHDVVRCRTDEALDRAKSLVNLQFSWYLTGTVVFVIIVYLQLTKLYPEEPRYVPLVKAGSGSGSDSDTGRFSIGDDHDDEDDLEAAKRGFGQVVRGTRHMEIER, from the coding sequence ATGGGCACTCTCATCGGGCACGTCGCGCCGGGCGCCGGCTTCCTCCTCATCGGCCTGTGGCAGCTGTTCAGCCACATCCGCCTCTTCTTGCTGAGGCCGAGCTCGTACTCAGCGCCGGTCTGGTTCCCTGTGCGGGGCGTCCGGCACCTCGATCTCATACTTATCATCGTCGGCACGGTGATCTCCATCCTTATGGAGCTGGCCATCGGCCCGGAGAAGCACCAGCCATTCGACGACGACGGCACCATCCCGTCCAACCACCTCCACAACTTCGAGCACGCGTCCATCTCGCTCGCGCTGCTCGTCTTCGCCGCGGTCACCATCCACCTCGACCGGGTGCGGGCGCCGATGCGGGACGCGGTGTCGCAGCTGGTGGCCGCCGCGGCGTTCGCGCAGCAGCTGCTCATCTTCCACCTCCACTCGGCGGACCACATGGGCGTGGAGGGGCAGTTCCACTGGCTGCTGCAGACGGTCATCGCCGTCACGCTCGCCACCACGCTCCTCGGCATCCCCTACCCGCGGAGCTTCACGGTGAGCCTGGTCCGGTCGGCGAGCCTCGCGTTCCAGGGCGTCTGGTTCATCGTCATGGGGATCATGCTCTGGACGCCCGCGCTCATCCCCAAGGGATGCTTCCTCAACCTCGAGGAAGGCCACGACGTCGTCCGGTGCCGCACGGACGAGGCGCTCGACCGCGCCAAGTCGCTCGTGAACCTGCAGTTCAGCTGGTACCTCACCGGCACCGTGGTGTTCGTCATCATCGTGTACCTGCAGCTCACCAAGCTCTACCCCGAGGAGCCACGGTACGTTCCGCTGGTGAAGGCAGGCAGCGGCAGTGGCAGCGATAGCGACACCGGCCGGTTCAGCATCGGAGACGACCACGACGACGAGGACGATCTGGAGGCCGCGAAACGTGGCTTCGGGCAGGTGgtcagaggcacaaggcataTGGAAATCGAGAGGTGA
- the LOC112882835 gene encoding uncharacterized protein LOC112882835, with protein MGNSYSGGGPSAAGAALEVPLHLCFFLLVLLLFLGFSWYTSYESAAESFANQARILLMASPFALLLAVRLLSGASAGEGRGVGGLLAVPMPERDSIHRAGGSPWGVGLLLLLLLVMVSYQSNFREKWFPLPTR; from the coding sequence ATGGGGAACTCgtacagcggcggcggcccgtcggcggcgggggccgcgctGGAGGTGCCGCTGCACCTGTGCTTCTTCCTGCTGGTGCTGCTCCTCTTCCTGGGCTTCTCGTGGTACACGAGCTACGAGTCGGCCGCGGAGTCGTTCGCCAACCAGGCGCGCATCCTGCTCATGGCGTCGCCGTTCGCGCTGCTGCTGGCTGTGCGGCTGCTGTCGGGCGCctcggcgggggaggggcggggCGTGGGCGGCCTGCTGGCGGTGCCGATGCCCGAGCGGGACTCCATCCACCGCGCGGGCGGGTCGCCGTGGGGCGTCgggctcctgctcctgctgctCCTCGTCATGGTCTCCTACCAGTCCAACTTCCGGGAGAAGTGGTTCCCGCTCCCGACCAGGTGA
- the LOC112879476 gene encoding protein Brevis radix-like 1: MLTCIACSKQQFAAGGPPLHEPPEDEDVVDGVGGAIGGGASTPSTRHAIKALTAQIKDMALKASGAYRHCKPCAGSSAAASRRHHPYHHRGGSAFGGSDAGSASDRFHYAYRRAGSSAASTPRLRSGGAALSSGDATPSMSVRTDFPAGDEEDDEIASEGGGKEDDAKEWVAQVEPGVLITFVSLAQGGNDLKRIRFSREMFNKWQAQRWWAENYDKVMELYNVQRFNQTVPLPTTPKSEDESSKEDSPVTPPLDKERLPHTFHRPMSGGGAMGYSSDSLEHHSNRYCNGHHHHHGHQFCDSMGLASTPKLSSISGAKTETSSMDASMRTSSSPEDVDRSGELSVSISNASDQEREWVEEDEPGVYITIRALPGGIRELRRVRFSREKFSEMHARLWWEENRARIHEQYL; encoded by the exons ATGCTCACGTGCATCGCGTGCTCCAAGCAGCAGTTCGCCGCCGGCGGGCCGCCGCTGCACGAGCCGCCGGAGGACGAGGACGTCGTTGATGGCGTCGGCGGCGccatcggcggcggcgcgtcgacGCCCAGCACGCGCCATGCCATCAAGGCGCTCACCGCCCAG ATCAAGGACATGGCGCTGAAGGCGTCGGGCGCGTACCGTCACTGCAAGCCCTGCGCGGGCTCCTCGGCGGCGGCCTCGCGTCGCCACCACCCGTACCACCATCGGGGCGGCAGCGCCTTCGGGGGCTCCgacgccggctcggcctccgaCCGCTTCCACTACGCCTACCGTCGCGCCGGGAGCTCGGCGGCCTCGACTCCGCGATTGCGCAGCGGAGGCGCCGCCCTGTCAAGTGGGGATGCCACGCCGTCCATGAGCGTGCGCACGGATTTCCctgccggcgacgaggaggacgacgagATTGCATCAGAAGGCGGCGGCAAGGAGGACGACGCGAAGGAGTGGGTGGCGCAGGTGGAGCCTGGCGTGCTCATCACCTTCGTCTCACTGGCGCAAGGTGGCAACGACCTCAAACGCATTCGATTCAG CCGTGAGATGTTCAACAAATGGCAAGCACAAAGGTGGTGGGCTGAAAATTATGACAAAGTTATGGAGCTTTACAATGTCCAGAGATTTAATCAAACTGTCCCTCTCCCCACTACTCCAAAATCTGAAGATGAG AGCTCCAAGGAAGATAGTCCGGTAACCCCGCCACTGGACAAGGAGCGACTGCCGCACACCTTCCACAGACCAATGTCAGGTGGTGGAGCCATGGGCTACTCTTCAGATTCTCTTGAGCATCACTCGAACCGCTACTGTAatggccaccaccaccatcatgGACACCAATTCTGCGATTCAATGGGGTTGGCATCGACACCAAAGTTGTCGAGTATCAGTGGAGCCAAGACAGAAACCTCGTCTATGGATGCATCAATGAGGACAAGCTCGTCTCCTGAAGATGTTGACAGGTCTGGTGAGCTCTCGGTTTCCATCAGCAATGCAAGCGACCAGGAGAGGGAGTGGGTCGAGGAAGATGAGCCTGGTGTATATATCACCATTCGGGCTTTGCCTGGTGGCATCAGGGAACTTCGTCGAGTTCGGTTCAG CCGGGAGAAGTTCAGCGAGATGCATGCCAGGCTATGGTGGGAAGAGAACCGAGCGAGGATACACGAACAGTACCTCTGA